In the Topomyia yanbarensis strain Yona2022 chromosome 3, ASM3024719v1, whole genome shotgun sequence genome, one interval contains:
- the LOC131689662 gene encoding uncharacterized protein LOC131689662, with protein sequence MSRSQMIGTISEFNSTFDDWDVYYERLEQYFEVNEVPDVKRSAFLISVIGANAYKSLRDLCHPVAPKDKPFLDLCELLRKQFSPQVSIFRERAKFYNARQETYENVTQWYGKLKRLSVDCKFGDSLQSILLDKFITGLRPGQVLDRLCEENETLKLEQGLDIAVNKECAARENAYAPVPRGFRPQICPPRPQPCLFGGKPVGVASNSLFQTSQPAAAVCFGGPSAPVRMLSAAPLEASTAGACFGESNNALFGADNSAGFGAAGFAAPKALAFSAPAERICAKVSAETDVVAAPPAPVGALWADQPVEAEVEADGVPEGTDRVVCVQKKGRVRTRRRGQARRNAAGDSADKTSVDGEKEG encoded by the coding sequence ATGAGTCGATCGCAGATGATTGGTACAATTTCCGAGTTTAACAGTACATTCGACGATTGGGATGTTTATTACGAGCGGTTGGAGCAGTATTTTGAGGTGAACGAGGTACCGGATGTGAAACGAAGTGCTTTCCTGATCAGTGTCATCGGTGCCAATGCGTACAAGAGTTTGCGAGATTTGTGTCACCCGGTAGCACCGAAAGATAAACCCTTCCTGGACTTGTGTGAACTGTTGCGAAAGCAGTTCAGTCCACAGGTTTCGATTTTTCGAGAGAGGGCTAAATTTTACAACGCCCGCCAGGAGACCTACGAAAACGTGACTCAGTGGTATGGAAAACTGAAACGACTTTCGGTGGATTGTAAGTTCGGAGATAGTTTACAATCGATTCTCCTAGACAAATTCATCACCGGATTAAGACCTGGTCAGGTTCTGGATCGTCTGTGTGAAGAAAACGAAACCCTGAAGTTGGAGCAAGGTTTAGATATTGCGGTGAACAAAGAATGCGCTGCCAGGGAAAACGCCTATGCTCCCGTTCCACGAGGCTTTAGACCACAAATCTGTCCTCCTAGACCACAGCCGTGTCTATTCGGAGGTAAACCAGTAGGCGTAGCATCAAACTCCCTTTTCCAAACATCGCAACCTGCCGCAGCAGTTTGTTTCGGCGGACCTTCAGCCCCTGTACGAATGCTTTCCGCTGCACCACTTGAGGCATCAACGGCGGGAGCTTGTTTCGGTGAATCGAATAACGCCCTGTTTGGGGCTGATAACTCGGCAGGCTTTGGTGCCGCTGGATTCGCTGCTCCCAAGGCCTTAGCTTTCAGTGCACCGGCTGAAAGGATCTGTGCAAAGGTCAGTGCAGAGACTGACGTTGTGGCAGCACCTCCGGCTCCTGTTGGTGCATTGTGGGCCGATCAGCCGGTAGAGGCGGAGGTGGAAGCAGATGGCGTACCGGAGGGAACTGATCGAGTTGTTTGCGTGCAGAAGAAAGGACGCGTTCGCACTCGACGACGTGGTCAAGCTCGTCGCAATGCTGCTGGCGACAGTGCTGATAAAACTTCTGTCGATGGAGAGAAAGAGGGTTGA